The Paenibacillus sp. RUD330 genome has a segment encoding these proteins:
- a CDS encoding inositol monophosphatase family protein — MSGLYEPEIEEELLTAAIAYAREAGEQILRRMKEPYALGDKVNRSDLVTEVDLHSENLIRSRIGCRYPDHWILSEEQDGSRDCFRFIADPPPGYGWIVDPIDGTVNFVHGIPHFAVSIGIVKDGSPLHGVVYNPATDELYQASRGGGAYLNGNQLRADAEGDLACSLLATGFQASDWRKDSVAASQVARVAGVSRSVRVLGAASLDLCHVASGRLTGFWHDGLYPWDVAAGMLILQESGGVVSNAGGEPFALHDKTLVASNPSLQPGLLSLLFT; from the coding sequence ATGAGCGGACTATACGAGCCGGAGATCGAGGAGGAGCTGCTGACAGCGGCGATCGCTTATGCGAGAGAAGCCGGAGAGCAGATCCTGCGCCGGATGAAAGAGCCCTATGCGCTCGGAGACAAGGTCAACCGGAGCGATCTCGTGACGGAAGTCGATCTGCATAGCGAGAACCTGATCCGGAGCCGGATCGGCTGCCGCTATCCGGACCATTGGATCCTCTCGGAGGAGCAGGATGGTTCCCGGGATTGCTTCCGCTTCATCGCCGATCCGCCGCCGGGATACGGATGGATCGTCGATCCGATCGACGGAACCGTCAACTTTGTCCACGGAATTCCGCATTTCGCCGTATCCATCGGCATCGTCAAGGACGGAAGCCCTCTTCACGGAGTTGTGTACAATCCGGCGACGGACGAGCTGTACCAAGCTTCTAGAGGCGGAGGGGCTTATCTCAACGGAAATCAGCTCCGGGCCGACGCGGAAGGAGATTTGGCCTGCTCGCTGCTTGCCACCGGCTTCCAAGCCTCGGATTGGAGAAAGGATTCCGTAGCCGCTTCCCAGGTCGCGCGGGTAGCGGGCGTTTCTCGCAGCGTGAGGGTGCTGGGCGCCGCCAGCCTGGATTTATGCCACGTCGCGAGCGGCCGCCTGACCGGATTTTGGCATGACGGGCTTTATCCTTGGGACGTGGCTGCGGGAATGCTGATCCTACAGGAGTCGGGAGGAGTCGTGAGCAATGCGGGCGGCGAGCCTTTTGCCCTGCACGACAAGACGCTGGTCGCATCCAACCCGAGCCTGCAGCCCGGCCTGCTCTCGCTGTTGTTTACATAA